Proteins from one Paenibacillus pabuli genomic window:
- a CDS encoding GNAT family N-acetyltransferase, which translates to MNEYHVRPIETEDVPFLWEMLYASLHTQGSDEPFEPEIVHNPELSKYVEGWGREGDFGYIVVDTLGRRLGSITLRFYHEQNAGYGYVNAATPEMGMAVIEEARGKGVGTLLMQAALEEARQRGIDAVSLSVDPENAAIRLYRRFGFEEFGMCGTSVTMLCPLHPVL; encoded by the coding sequence ATGAACGAGTACCATGTGCGTCCTATAGAGACGGAAGATGTTCCGTTCCTGTGGGAGATGTTATACGCTTCCCTGCATACACAGGGTAGTGATGAACCTTTTGAACCTGAGATTGTCCATAATCCGGAACTGTCCAAGTACGTGGAAGGCTGGGGAAGAGAAGGGGATTTTGGATATATCGTGGTAGATACACTGGGCAGGAGACTGGGTTCGATCACCTTACGTTTCTATCATGAGCAGAATGCCGGGTATGGTTACGTGAATGCTGCTACCCCAGAGATGGGCATGGCAGTCATTGAGGAAGCACGGGGAAAGGGAGTGGGTACTCTTCTGATGCAAGCGGCATTGGAAGAAGCTCGGCAGAGGGGGATTGACGCAGTGTCGCTCAGCGTAGACCCGGAGAATGCAGCCATCCGACTTTATCGACGTTTTGGATTCGAGGAGTTTGGGATGTGCGGAACATCGGTTACCATGTTATGTCCGCTTCATCCAGTCCTCTGA
- a CDS encoding helix-turn-helix domain-containing protein produces the protein MESTTRISRPSMGLLNLDEGNKRYQLTRHAPSEALSPFVKHFWMVSWDLAGLDSYPQHVVPNPCVNLVVERGNTFFFGPSGRKFSYHIRGKGQVFGVKFRPGGFYPFVRLPVSSLCEQPLEVSSVLDVSAASLEEQLLTDGSDADKINYMDQLLCAHLPAEDAQARLVHDIVQQIELDRELLRVDDLSSFWNIHTRKLQRLFNQYVGISPKTVIKLYRLQNAADLIDRGLHCDLVKLAQDLGYHDQSHFIKDFKSIIGSTPEEYVNSRKNLPPNIRTGL, from the coding sequence ATGGAATCTACAACTCGTATCAGCAGACCCAGCATGGGCCTGCTTAATCTGGATGAAGGCAACAAAAGATATCAGCTGACCCGTCACGCTCCTTCGGAAGCGCTCAGTCCTTTTGTTAAACATTTCTGGATGGTATCGTGGGATCTTGCAGGTCTTGACTCCTATCCACAGCATGTGGTGCCCAATCCCTGTGTTAATCTGGTCGTGGAGCGGGGCAACACGTTTTTCTTCGGTCCTTCTGGACGAAAATTCTCCTATCATATTCGTGGAAAGGGGCAAGTGTTTGGTGTAAAGTTCCGACCGGGAGGATTCTATCCATTCGTACGCCTCCCTGTCTCATCATTGTGTGAACAACCGTTGGAAGTTTCCAGTGTGCTTGACGTCAGCGCAGCATCATTGGAAGAGCAGCTGCTCACAGATGGCAGTGATGCCGATAAGATTAATTACATGGATCAGCTTCTATGTGCACATCTTCCAGCTGAGGATGCCCAAGCAAGGCTGGTTCACGATATCGTGCAGCAAATTGAACTGGACCGGGAACTGTTGAGGGTGGATGATCTGTCGTCTTTTTGGAACATTCATACACGAAAACTCCAGCGCCTGTTCAATCAGTATGTGGGGATCAGTCCCAAAACCGTGATCAAGCTGTATCGATTGCAAAATGCAGCCGATCTGATTGACCGCGGTCTTCACTGCGATCTGGTTAAGCTAGCTCAGGACCTCGGATACCATGATCAGTCCCATTTCATCAAGGACTTTAAATCGATTATTGGGAGTACGCCCGAAGAATACGTCAACTCACGAAAAAACCTGCCCCCAAATATCAGGACAGGCCTTTAA
- a CDS encoding DUF4261 domain-containing protein, whose product MGLFDKLRRRKKEPVSAGGAVESSTHSETIVGFVLLEQDDCDFNHFIRTMKKDWDIDIEENSEEGNLFFEVDGMQVVCAHISAPVPDREVEENAKLNILWREAEQVTSRHQSQIIVSVLNAPGAIQGHILFTKTASALLQLDHALAIYLAPLVVEARQYVETSHSLKQDKLPVSLWIFIGMYQNAEGASAYTHGLRNFGKEEIEIIHSANPLSDVFEMMFMTMTYVVENDVTLHDGETLGFTAEHKLPITRSKGVATEGCSLKIGF is encoded by the coding sequence ATGGGACTGTTTGACAAGCTTCGGCGCCGCAAAAAAGAACCTGTGTCCGCAGGCGGAGCCGTGGAATCTTCTACACATAGTGAAACCATTGTTGGTTTTGTCCTTTTGGAACAGGATGACTGTGATTTTAACCATTTCATCCGCACGATGAAGAAGGATTGGGATATTGATATCGAAGAAAATTCGGAAGAGGGCAACCTTTTCTTTGAAGTAGATGGAATGCAGGTGGTGTGCGCCCATATCAGTGCTCCTGTACCTGACCGGGAAGTAGAGGAGAACGCCAAATTAAATATATTGTGGCGCGAAGCGGAACAGGTTACTTCCAGGCATCAGTCACAGATTATCGTTTCTGTACTGAACGCACCGGGTGCTATCCAGGGACATATTTTATTCACCAAGACAGCAAGTGCCCTGCTGCAGCTTGACCATGCACTCGCCATATATTTGGCGCCACTTGTTGTTGAGGCACGTCAGTATGTAGAGACAAGTCATAGTCTGAAGCAGGACAAGCTGCCTGTTTCCCTTTGGATTTTTATCGGTATGTATCAGAATGCGGAAGGCGCCTCAGCTTATACGCATGGGTTACGTAACTTCGGAAAAGAAGAGATCGAGATCATACATTCAGCCAACCCGTTAAGTGATGTATTTGAAATGATGTTTATGACCATGACCTATGTGGTTGAAAATGACGTGACTTTGCACGATGGAGAGACTCTCGGGTTTACAGCTGAGCATAAGCTGCCGATTACCCGTTCCAAGGGAGTAGCTACAGAAGGCTGTAGTCTGAAAATCGGGTTTTAG
- a CDS encoding MOSC domain-containing protein encodes MGTVQFVLLADDPSTFVTRPVPLIDVELAGIPGDRHYGLLRPADSRQKIYKRGTPIANRRQISIVSEEECALIAELMNIPEVRPEWLGANMLVRGIDRLTELPAGTRLLFPDGTGLICEGENLPCVHPGKMIEQVYKQDGLRKKFVPAARKKRGIVCSVEREGVIHTGDTIEVKGLS; translated from the coding sequence ATGGGAACCGTTCAATTCGTGCTGCTTGCTGACGATCCATCGACATTTGTTACACGGCCAGTGCCTTTAATTGATGTCGAACTCGCCGGAATACCCGGAGACCGTCATTACGGTCTGCTGCGTCCAGCAGACTCCAGACAGAAGATATACAAGCGAGGCACACCGATTGCCAATCGTCGGCAGATCAGTATTGTGTCGGAGGAGGAATGTGCTCTCATCGCAGAGCTAATGAATATTCCCGAAGTGCGTCCGGAGTGGCTGGGTGCCAATATGCTGGTCCGAGGCATTGACCGATTGACCGAGCTGCCTGCCGGAACGCGGCTTCTGTTCCCAGACGGGACGGGTTTGATATGTGAAGGGGAGAATCTTCCTTGCGTTCACCCGGGGAAAATGATTGAGCAAGTTTACAAACAGGATGGTTTGCGCAAAAAATTCGTGCCAGCCGCCCGCAAAAAACGCGGTATCGTCTGCTCAGTTGAACGGGAAGGAGTAATCCATACTGGTGATACCATTGAAGTTAAAGGCCTGTCCTGA
- a CDS encoding MFS transporter encodes MFRNRYVRTVVISRVLLQLGIWIRNFAILLYVTDLTNNDPQAVSWISVAEYAPIFVFAIIGGTFADRWRPKRTMVWCDVLSSLSAVVVLVALMFGPWYSVLLGTLISAVFSQFSQPSAMKLFKQHVPGEELQGVMAMFQTMVAVFMVIGPMIGTIIYQNYGIEVSLILTAVMFLTSGLVLSRLPRDEVATVGKGIRGSFRQELAEGFRYVYANAALRTLVMTFAVSGVAAGLIQPLMLFVAIDNLGQDKTFLQWLLMVNGAAMLVGGGIIMSAAKKLQPQVLLAAGLLISALGTIMMGWSTNILLTMTAQVINGFFYPWIHVGIQTMIMRNTDTTFIGRVGGAVTPVFMGMMVISMSFAGYLMNQLNLMTVFSVSGVLFLAGAFILLPVLPTKGSKSADLT; translated from the coding sequence TTGTTTCGTAATCGGTATGTACGGACGGTAGTCATTTCGCGGGTTCTTCTGCAATTGGGGATCTGGATACGCAATTTTGCCATACTTTTGTATGTGACTGATCTGACCAACAATGATCCGCAGGCCGTATCATGGATTTCCGTGGCGGAGTATGCGCCCATCTTTGTTTTTGCCATTATTGGAGGAACGTTCGCTGATCGCTGGAGGCCCAAACGTACCATGGTGTGGTGTGATGTGCTCTCCTCGCTGTCTGCAGTAGTTGTGCTGGTTGCCTTGATGTTTGGGCCCTGGTACTCGGTATTGCTGGGTACCTTGATTTCAGCAGTTTTCTCCCAATTCTCACAGCCTTCTGCAATGAAGCTGTTTAAGCAGCATGTCCCGGGTGAGGAATTGCAGGGAGTGATGGCCATGTTTCAAACGATGGTTGCTGTCTTTATGGTGATTGGCCCCATGATCGGAACGATCATCTATCAGAACTACGGGATCGAAGTGTCTCTTATTCTTACGGCCGTGATGTTTTTGACATCAGGATTGGTTCTTTCGCGGTTACCTAGGGATGAAGTGGCGACTGTAGGTAAAGGCATTCGGGGATCCTTTCGTCAAGAACTGGCTGAGGGATTTCGATATGTGTATGCCAATGCTGCCCTGCGGACCCTGGTCATGACTTTTGCGGTATCGGGGGTGGCTGCAGGATTGATACAACCGTTAATGCTCTTTGTTGCCATTGATAATCTGGGTCAGGACAAAACGTTTCTACAATGGTTGCTCATGGTTAATGGTGCAGCCATGCTGGTCGGGGGTGGAATCATCATGAGTGCGGCCAAAAAACTTCAGCCCCAAGTTCTTCTGGCTGCGGGATTACTGATCAGTGCGCTAGGAACAATCATGATGGGCTGGTCCACTAACATTCTGCTAACCATGACGGCACAGGTGATAAATGGTTTCTTTTACCCTTGGATTCATGTAGGCATTCAGACGATGATTATGCGCAATACGGATACGACCTTTATTGGCCGTGTTGGAGGAGCGGTTACCCCGGTATTTATGGGTATGATGGTCATTAGCATGTCGTTTGCAGGTTACTTAATGAACCAATTGAACTTAATGACGGTATTTAGCGTGAGTGGCGTACTTTTTCTGGCAGGTGCGTTCATTTTGTTGCCGGTGTTACCTACTAAGGGAAGCAAGTCAGCGGATCTCACGTGA
- a CDS encoding DUF1304 domain-containing protein — MISAIFVALVAIEHLYILVMEMFMWTRPRTMKTFGLTPEFAESTKSLAANQGLYNGFLAAGLIWGLVYPDTVVGGHIQIFFLACVIIAALYGGATASRSIIIKQGLPAIIALLLVLFL; from the coding sequence TTGATTAGTGCAATTTTTGTGGCTCTGGTAGCCATTGAACATCTCTATATTCTGGTAATGGAGATGTTTATGTGGACTCGTCCACGTACAATGAAAACCTTCGGTCTCACACCTGAATTTGCAGAATCGACCAAGTCTCTGGCGGCTAACCAGGGGCTGTACAACGGTTTTCTCGCAGCAGGACTGATCTGGGGATTGGTGTATCCGGACACGGTCGTTGGTGGGCACATTCAGATCTTCTTTTTGGCTTGTGTAATCATCGCAGCCTTATATGGAGGAGCGACAGCTTCCCGGTCTATTATCATCAAACAAGGCTTGCCAGCGATTATCGCATTGCTCCTGGTCCTTTTCCTCTAA
- a CDS encoding WecB/TagA/CpsF family glycosyltransferase, with protein MSQTTNIMGIPFPNLTMEQTVNILGDVVDQHSSELFHVITGNPEIVMSCQKNQTLRAVVDQAGLVTADGAGIVMVSRFRGGQLTERVTGCDLLFRLLEEGNRKRWSFYMLGAEEAVSKRAVEVIEENYPGVIVSGRHHGFFSTDEERQIVADIRDAQPDFLIVALGAPNAEHWIDKHRHLLNARVAIGVGGSLDIVAGKTKRAPVLWQKLNLEWLYRLLSQPSRWRRQLILPRFAVRALLFREQK; from the coding sequence ATGAGCCAAACTACGAATATCATGGGCATTCCATTTCCTAATCTCACCATGGAGCAGACCGTCAACATTCTAGGCGATGTTGTAGATCAGCACAGCTCAGAACTCTTTCATGTCATTACGGGAAACCCGGAAATCGTCATGTCCTGTCAAAAGAACCAAACACTCCGTGCGGTCGTGGATCAAGCTGGATTAGTAACTGCTGACGGGGCAGGCATCGTGATGGTCTCACGCTTCCGAGGCGGACAATTGACCGAGCGGGTAACCGGCTGCGATCTTTTATTTCGCTTATTGGAAGAGGGAAACCGGAAACGATGGTCCTTTTATATGCTTGGAGCAGAGGAAGCTGTCAGTAAACGGGCAGTGGAAGTCATTGAGGAGAATTATCCAGGTGTTATCGTTAGCGGCAGGCACCACGGTTTTTTCTCAACAGATGAGGAGCGACAGATTGTGGCGGACATTCGCGATGCACAACCAGACTTTCTCATTGTCGCGCTCGGAGCACCGAATGCTGAGCACTGGATTGATAAACACCGCCATCTGCTGAACGCTCGTGTAGCCATTGGTGTCGGAGGAAGCCTGGATATTGTCGCAGGCAAAACCAAACGTGCCCCGGTCCTGTGGCAAAAGCTAAACCTGGAATGGTTGTATCGACTGCTCAGCCAACCCTCAAGATGGCGAAGACAGCTTATCTTGCCGCGTTTTGCTGTTCGAGCGCTGCTATTCCGGGAGCAGAAGTGA